Part of the Labrenzia sp. PHM005 genome is shown below.
CGTGTGCGATGGCTTCTTCGAGAAGAATGCCATGCCGCTTTGACAAGCTGTCCAATGGCCCCTTTACCTGGGTCAATTTATTTCCAAGCAGCTCGTCCGAGCAGTAGATTTTGTCGAAACACTCCTGCAACGCGCTATCGACCGCTTCCCGGAGTTCAATGGGGAGTTTTGCAGTTTCAGGTGCATAAGCACCCTGGCTGCCGGATTGCGCACCGGATGTGGTGGAAACCTGAATTTGATTGTGCATGAGTAGTCCTCTCTCGTTGACTGACGAGATTTAAAAGTGCACTTTTAATGCACACATGCAATCTGATTCATCAATTGTGGTTAATGAATGATAAATGCAAAGCAATGCCGTGCCAGCCGCGCCTGGCTTTCCTGGTCTCAAGATGAACTTGCCAAAAGGTCGCTGGTCTCCAAGCGAGCAATAGCCGGTTTTGAATTGGAAAAAACTGTTCCACACGACCGGACACTGCGTGATTTGCAACGCGCGTTCGAAGACGCCGGGATCATCTTCCTGATGGACGGCAAGAGGGGAATAGGATTGCAGGAGGTTCAAGAGGGTGTGGTTCAAGATGTAAAACCATTGCCTGGAACCTAATTTGATCTGCATCCGGTTAAGGGCAACTGTTCCCAATTCGGTTCAAGTTACGCTCTATCGATTCATGGCTCCGAATTTGCGATTCAGACTTCTTGGCAAGTGATACCTGCGGGAACGCCGTATTCTATAGTTGCGATTCCAGATACCAGATTGGTGTTACATCACACCACTAAAAGAGACGTATTGTCTGCCAATAGAGGTCCGGCCATCGTCAATCTCAAAAATTGCCACAATTTTTTTTGCCTTCGGTCCCGGGCGCTTTGAGCACAAATGTTAACCAAATGGGAATTGTTGACTTTTTTCGGGCAAGGATTCAATCAGCGTTTAGCTCCTGGCAAAACCAAATATCGTGAATCCTTGCGTCCTCGATATCGCAATCGCGCGATCACGGGCATTTTCAATTTTTGGAGTCGATTTTGACGCTCGATCGAATCCTTGCACGAGTCCTTGGAGCGCATTTTCAACTCAAGGATTCGATTTGGACCCAACGGTCATCCGGTTCGAAGCACATTCATTTATCGCGCTGATTTTTTTGATCTTTTTGATGTCTCATCCATTAGCCATCCGAACTCTATCACCTTGTGACCCACGTAATTTCCTGATTTTTGAATGAAGAACAGCGCCTCAACCGAGCCGCTTCACAACCAATCAGGAGACATGACTTTGACGAACACAGATCAAAATTTCGCTATCGAAAACCTGAAGGACGATGACCAGAGCCGCATCAAGTTGATCGCCGATACCATCCGCGGACATCAGAAGAAAGACACGGATGCAACCTTCAAACTGGGCGCCCTGATCGACGAGGCGACAGAAGTGATCGGTGACGACAAGACCTGCGAGAACTGGCTGGAGAAAACACTCGGCATTACAGCCAGGCACGCTCGCAACTATCGTGCAGTGCATCGCAACCTTGCTCGGTTCAAACCAAGATGTACCCGATTGGCTGTCTCGCCGACCATCCTGTTCAAACTCGCCCATGCAGAAGCAGACCAAATCGACGAAGTTCTCAATGTCTTCGAAAGCGGTGGTCGGCCGCGCGTTCAGGATGTCGCGGCCATACTATCCGGAACCGCAGATCAGGCGAATACTGATTATCCTGTTGAAGACGGTCCCGGACTGACAGGCCTGGCCAAGTATGGTGCTCAAGTTCAGCGAACCCGGATCGCACGGCTTAAAGAGTTGCTGAATATCATCCTACTGGCTGTCATCGAAGCCTATGAACCAAAACTGCGTGGCAAGGCGGTCGTCAAAAGTCATCTGCGGGAGAAAGTCCGTCTGCAAGCTGAAGAGGCTTTCAGCACACTCAAGCACATGATTGGCACCTTGCAACGGGATGATCACTGGGCAGCAGCGATCGGACAACTTCATCTTGAAGAGCCGGACAATGACGGTGGCTGGGCGAAACTGCTAACGACGCTGCATGGTCTTGAGCGGTTTGAATATGTTCCAGCATCGGATGCTCCGGACTATTTGAAGGACCGCGCCATCCCTCAGCTCCAATGGGCTCTCGGACTTGATGATGAAAACATCCAAATGATGTTCGCAAAGGCGGCTGAGAAGAACAATCCGAAGATGGCAAAGAAAAGTCAGGGCAGTGCAACAAAGCGGAAGCCTCGACCGCGGGCGACGCAACAGCCGGTCGTTAACGCAAATCAAATCCCGGGTCAGATTGCTGAAGGGCAATCCGGAGCCGCCGCGTAACCCCGCATTATCTGTTGAACCCGGATGCGCGCCACTGCCCTTTCAGTATTCCTGGAAATTATTTCCGCGCTCCGGTGACTTCCTCATTCATTCCAAGCTGACCCACGAAAGATCCCTCATGTCATCACGTCCCTCATACAAGCAACGGCTTTCCATAAAGGCAGAGCGCCAACGAGCCTACCGGAAGCGCGTCAAAGACCAGAGACGCCCCTCACGGAACGACATCACCGCGACGCTGTTTCATTACTTCGTTCTCGAGACTGCCAAAGTCCGCAACTGGAAGAACTTCAACAAGGTTATGGAGAAGGTCACAGAAAAACTCGTCGACAGAGGGTTTGACAGAACGGCATCGGAAAAGGCGATTGATGCCCTTGTCGATAAATACGAAGACGGCTGGGAGTTTCAGCGGAGACGATCCGCAGATCATGACTTCGAAGAGTAACACCGTTCTCATGCCATGACTCGAGTCCCCCCGTTACTCCCTGGAACGGCGTTCCAGGTTGAATCGGGAGTTTCAGCCAAGACTGCCGTGCCCACGAGCTCCTCTTCAGACACCAATTTTAAGCAAAAGGAAGAACCAATATGGCCGACTACATTCTGAACCATGTGATCGTTGATGGAACCCGGAAACAGATCGATAATTTGCTTGTCGCCCATTTCAGGAAGTTATCCGGCGAAGAACTAAGGCATCGTCCATTCACCCACTACGATTTTCTTTGGCAGGACATAATTCCCATGCCCGAGGAGGTAGCGACATCCAGAGATGAAGATAAGATTAGAAACTGGCAATTATACAATTGGTCCTGCTTTGGCACCGGTAAAGAAGTGACTGAAACCAACTTCGGAAACAGGGGAACTCTCAATTTTCGGTTTCCGACCCTGGGAGCAGAACCACGCCCCGTTTACACAGAACTCGTGAAGCGGTTTCCGCGCTTGAAGTTCAACTTCGCGTCGATCTCGATGCCCAATTTCTGTTTGTTCATCGGGACCGGTATCGATGGGAAACTTTTGTACGTCGATGATGATTATGATTGAGGCACTTCCGGAGTAAGCCAATGGCTGAAATCTAATGTCCGCCCAGTCTACCTTATTCCGATGAGGCAAAGCATCGGTCTAATGCAGTTTTGAATATGCCTTGACTGACACCCAAAACCGCGGCACTAATGTGGTCCTCATCGGGCATCCTGAACGGTCATTTATTGTTTTATGTAAAAGGCTTGTTTTAATTGGCTGAGAATCCAGGTTCCCCAGCCAATTTTTTCTCATTTCTTATGATTACCCTCAGCAATGCCTGAGGCGCGGCACTTTCAGCTAGTGCAAGCAAGGTATTGGCGTTAGTCTCAGATCAGATAAAAGAATCCATGATCCGGTGCACTAGCTCATGCCGTTTGTTTGTAATCAGGTGGTGGCAGAGATCAATCGCCACGCACTCAGCTGTGACCCCAAAATCTTTCATGTGCTGCACCTATATTTGACGGCGCCCACCTCGCAGGTCGCCAAAGAAGTCGAGCGCTTGAAGGCAAGCGAAGAAGGCTTGACGGACAAAACACTGCATTTTGTCTATGAAAATTTGCTGCAGACTAAAGTTAGCCCCGAAAAACAATTTGAATCTATGCAGCGATCGCGAGGGCACTTAGACGCCATCCGGTCATCCGCAGAATCATCCGTTGAGATTTTTGCCAAATCTGAGCACACAAAAAAACAAGAAAAACTGGTCCGCGCATTGACTGAAAATCTCACGGAAATTTTGGACCGCACCAACGCATTGGAACAAGAACTTGCAGCCAGCCAGAATGAAGTCTTTACCGACTCTTTGACCGGGATCTCAAACCGCCGGTATCTGGAAGCCGAGTTTTCCGCCCGGAGTGCCCGGCATCACGGTCCGTATTATTTGGCGCTGTTGGACATCGACCATTTTAAACGGATCAATGATAGTCAAGGCCATATTGTCGGTGATCAGGTTCTGAAATTGGTCGCAACTGCCATCCAACACCTCATCAAGGGAGACGACATTTTGTGCCGGTATGGCGGTGAAGAATTCGCGATCCTTTTCAAGAGCGCAGATAAAGGCGCCTGTCTTTCCGTTGTCGATACGGTTCTTGTCAGTGTTGGAAAACAAAAATTGATCAACCGGCGGCAAGGAAACACCATTGGATCGGTTACATTATCTGCAGGGCTGGCACTGGTCGATCCTGAAGATGACTTCGAAGCCGCTTTAGACCGGGTCGACCGGTTGATGTATAAGGCAAAACAAAAAGGCCGGAACCAGCTGGTGGTGCAAAGCTGAAGCAAAACAGGCCGTTTGCACTCTTCCACACAGAAACAAAAAATGGGTCTCTATCGTGTTTATCGGCCCAACCCAATGCCTACTGGTGCGGTTGCCACTCCTTAAACTGTGCATGAACAGCATAAGCGGCTTCTTTGTATCGTGGGTCCGCCTTGAGTTTCCAGATTGCCGCCGAGAGTTTTTCGTTCAATTCAGCGCCCTTGCCGTTTCTTGCGACGATTATTGACGAATCCCACGTCCGGAAATGCGTCCGGTGAAGTGTGTCATAGCCGTTGAATTTGTTGGATGTTCCATCTGATCGCTTCACACTGCAGGGTCGGATTTCCCCCGAGAGCACCCAACTTATGCCTGAATGAAACCAGCTAACTGAAGGAACGGCAAGCGGATCAAAAAGCTGTCCGGTCTCCGCCCTTTAGATCCAGGATTTCCCGCGCCTCATCCGGTGTGGCAACTTCATTCCCAAGTTCTTCCACGATCCGCCGGATTTTCGAGACTTGCTGCGCGTTGGACTCTGCCAATTGCCCGCGGCTTATGAAGAGACTGTCTTCCAGGCCAACGCGGACATTGCCGCCCATCTGGCTGGCTGTTGTCGCCATTGGGATCTGGGCGTTGCCTGCCGCAAGAATGGACCAGCGGTAATCGTCACCGAAGAGCTTGTCAGCCGTCTTTTTCATAAAGAGAAGATTGTCGATGTCAGCGCCGATACCTCCCAGTATGCCCATGACGAACTGGATGAAAATCGGCGCCTTGAAAAGCCCGATGTCCATGCAGAATTTCAGATTGTAGAGATGGCCGACGTCATAACACTCATGCTCGAACTTGATGTCATGCGGCGCGAGTGTTTCGGCCGCTTCCTGAATGTCCTTGAAGGTGTTGCGGAAGATATTGCCATCGGAATTGGCTACATAATCCTTTTCCCAGTCGAATTTCCAGCTGTCGTACCGTTTGGCGAGCGGATGGAATGAGAAATTCATGCTGCCCATGTTCATGGAACACATTTCAGCGCTGAAAGTCGCCGCCGGGCGGATCCGGTCCTGGATGGAGAGCGTCAGCGAACCTCCGGTCGAAATGTTTATCACCGCATCTGTCGCCTGTTTGATGCGCGGCAGGAAGGGGGCGAAGTCCGCAGGATCGACCGACGGCGCACCGGTTTCATTGTTGCGGGCATGAAGATGCAGGATCGATGCGCCAGCTTCCGCGGCTTCAATCGCCTGCGCTGCAATGTCATCATAGGTATAGGGCAGCGCATCGGACATGGTCGGCGTATGGATCGCCCCAGTCACCGCACAGGTGATGATCGTCTTTTGTTTGTTGCGGGCCATGCGCCTCTCCTAGTCATTTTCTGTTTTGACGACACGGCGCGACAGCGGGAAGAGTTCCAGCCCAGTCCGGTCCTTGATGATGCCCCAGATCCCTTTGGGCGCCTTCAGCATGACGACAATGGCAACAAGCCCGAGGATCAGGAGATAGGTGGTGCCGAGGTCCGCCAGCAGTTCGCGCAGCAAGAAGAAGACAATCACCCCGATAATCGGACCTTCCAGCGTGCCGATACCGCCAATGACAACGATGAAAATGACGAAGGCTGTCCAATCGTTGACGCTAAAGGCCGCATCCGGCGAAATTCTCAACTTTTGCAGGAAGATCAGAGCACCGGTCATGGCCGTCAGACCGGCTGCACCGACATAGACGAAGAACTTGTTGCGCCAAATATCGATGCCGAAGCTCTGGGAGGCGACTTCGCTGTCCCGGATCGCCGTCAGTGCCAAACCTTTGCGGGATCGCAACAGCAGATAAATCGCCGTCAGCACCAGAACCGCCATGCCGAGCGCAAGCCAATAGGTGGTGGCTTCCCGCATCGACCGGCTGGAGGCCATCGATTTGACCACAGCGATCGGCAGACTGGTGCCGGACCCACCACCAAGCGCTGAGACTTGCGCGAAAGACAGGCGGAACACTTCCGCAATCACCCAGGTTCCAATAGCGAAATAGGCCCCGCGCAAACGGAAGATCAGCAGGGCGACCGGAACGGCAATCAACGCCCCGAGAACACCGGCAAGCGGAATGGCGGCCAGCGGCGACATGCCGGTGAACATTGCCAGGGCAAACAGCATGTAACCGCCAAAACCGACAAACGCCTGCTGACCGACCGAAACCAGACCGGCATATCCGGCCAAAAGGTTCCAAAGGCACGCCAAGGAAAGATAAAGGAATATCTCGCTGAAGAGGCGCAGGTCGGCTCGTCCGGCCCACCAGGGTGCGGCGATAAGGCCAACAAGGACCAGAACACCAATAACAGCGCCAGCCCGGCTTGCCGAAGAGGATCGCGAAATGGAGTAAGTTGCGTCTGACATGATCAGTCGATCCTCGGAAACAGGCCACGCGGGCGCACGGCAAGGACAAACAGGAAGGCGATATGGCCGGCCAGAAGCTGCCAACCCGGATTGATCTGAGCGCCAATGTTTTGGCTGACACCGAGGATAATCCCGCCGATCAAGGTACCCCAAAGGTTGCCGAGCCCGCCGATAATCACCGCTTCAAAGCCAAAGATCAGACGGCCTGGCCCGATTGACGGGTCAAAGCTGGTGCGGATGCCAAGAAACACACCTGCAATCCCGACAACAGCGAGCGCCAAGGCCATCGCTAGGCCAAAGACATGCGCCTTGTTGAGACCCATCAGCTGGGCAATGTCCTGTTTGTCGGACACCGCCCGGAACGCCCGCCCAAGCGCGGAGCGGTAAAACACCCATTGAAGTCCGGCGATCACCGCCACGGCGACAATAAACATCAGGAGCGGTAGCACGCCGATGTTGATCCCGCCGGGCACTGCGATGCTGGCTGTTTCAATGGCCCCGGCGCTCATCTTTTGCGGATCGGCGCTGTAGACTTCCAGAAGTCCGTTCTGGATGATCACAGACAGGCCAAAGGTAACGAGAAGCGGTGGCAGGATGTCGTCGCCGAGTGTCTGGTTGAGGACACCCCGCTGCAACACATAGCCAATCGCACCCATCAGCGGCACGACAAGAAACAGCGCCATCAACGGCGAAACACCCAGCACGGATGTAATTGACAGTCCAAGGAAAGCTGCCAGGACGATAAAGTCGCCGTGGGCGATGTTCACCAGGCGCATGACCCCGAAGATCAGGGAGAGACCGGCGGCAAAGAGCGCATAAAGCCCGCCAAGCAAGATCCCTTGGACGATGGCGTTGATCCAATCCATCTCAAACTCCGAAATAGGCAGCGCTAACCTGCTCGCGGGTCAGCGTTTCCGGCGCGCCTTCCAATGAAATGCGGCCTTCCTGAATGCAATAAACACGGCTTGAGACACTCAGAGCCTTGGCAATGTCCTGTTCGACGATAATCGCGCTCATGCCCTCGCCGATGATGGCTGGCAACGCGTCGTAGATGGACTTGATGACGATGGGTGCGAGACCAAGACTGATCTCGTCAAAGAGAAGAATTTCCGGATTGGACATCAGTGCCCGGCCGATCGCAACCATTTGCTGCTGCCCGCCGGACAGCGCGGTGGATGGTACGTTCCGCCGTTCTTTCAGGATCGGGAAGAGCTCAAAGACCTTCTCAAGCGACCAGGGTCCTTTGCGCCCCATTTGTCCGCCGATGATCAGGTTTTCCTCAACCGACAAAGACTGAAACAGCTGCCGGCCTTCCGGCACCATGGCAAGGCCGCGGTGGGCGACCTGGTCGGCCCGTAGCGCACCTATTGCCTCGCCGCGCCACTGAACCATGTCGGGCTTGTTCTGCAAAAGTCCGGTGATCGAGCGCATCAAGGTGGTCTTGCCGGCGCCATTGGCACCAATCACGGCGATCACTTCGCCGGGATACACATCGATGGAGATACCGAACAGGGCTTGGAAATCGCCGTAGTGCGCTTCCAACCCCATAGTCGACAAGAGAGCCTCAGGCATCAGCATCCACTCCCATGTAGATCTCCTGCACAGCCTGGCTGGCCATGGTTTCCTTGGGATCGCCTTCAGCAATCTTCTTGCCGAAGTCGATCACAATCAGCCGGTCAACAACGGAGAGGAGCGCATGCACGATATGCTCAATCCAGATGATGGACAGACCGGTTTTCCGGATGGTGTTGATGGTCTCAACCAGATCGTGGCATTCCTTTTCGGTCAGCCCTCCGGCGATCTCATCCAAAAGCAGAACTTTCGGCCTTGCGCAGAGGGCGCGCGCCAATTCCAGGCGCTTGCGGCCCAACAGTGTCAGCTTGCCGGAAAGGTCATTGGCCTTGCCGATCAGCCCCGTCAGCTCCAGAACCTCCAGGCAATGCCGGTTGGCTTCGGCCAAGCTGTTTTGTGTGCCGTGGGTCGCGGACACGAGCGTGTTTTCAAAAACGGTCATTCCGGAAAACGGCTGCGGAATTTGAAAGGACCGGGCCACCCCTGCCCTGCACCGTTTTGCAGCGGAGTGGCGCGTGACATCCTGTCCATCCAGGACCACCTGGCCGCTGTCGGCCCGGACAGTTCCTGTGATCAGATTGAACATGGAGGTTTTCCCCGCGCCGTTCGGCCCGATCACACCCAGTGCTTCGCCGTGACCAAGCTTGTAGGTCAGATCGTCGGCGACGGTGATCGCACCATATGCCTTGGAAACGCCGTTCAGTTCTAAAACCGCTGACATGGATACCTTCGACTTGACTGGCGGCGCACAGCCGACAATGGCTGTGCGCCAGTCCCGGAGTTAGGACAGGAGTTTCAGTTCACCTGTGGTGGGTATGAAAGGTGCACTGCGGTTCGCGGTGATGACAAGATCGAACCCGTCCGCGCCCTTTTGCCACTGACCGGCAACAAGAGGCGTTTTGGTTACGTTCCGCACCGGTCCGCTGCTCCAATCCACCGGGCCAACGACGGTTGACAGTTTTGTTTTTCTGATTGCATCGAGGATCGCCGCTGGATCTTCAAGGTCCGCCGACCGCCGGATGACGTCCGATGTCACTTCAAACAAGGCGTGTTTGAAGCCAATCGGTTGGGTCCATGGCCGGTTGGAAGCAGCCGTATAGCCATTCGCCAGATCTTTCGCGCTGACACCCGTCAGCGAGGAGGAGAACGGATGATCCGGCGACCACCAGATTTCAGAGGTCAAACCGTCCCCGCGATCGCCAAGCGATTCAATCACCGACGGGAACAGCAGTGCTTTACCGATGGTCACCACCTTCGGATGGAACCCCTGCTGCGCCGCTTGGGACCAGAATGTACCAAAGTCCGGCGGGATCATATTGCCGGTGACGATCTCACATCCGGCTTCCTTAAAGGCGGATATCTGTGATGTGAAATCATCTGTCAGGGGCTGATACCGGCCCGGATCAACCAACTGAAAGCCCTGCCCGGCCAGCGCTGGCGGGAACCCATGAATTTCGTCACCCCACGCATTGCCATCGGCATCATTCGGGAACAAACCGCCTACGGTTTTTGCGGCACCGCTTTGCCCCCAGAGGTCGAGGAAGGCATTGATGACGTCTTCCAGGCCCCAGAAGAAATGGTAGGTGTAGTCAAAGCCGACCGCTGGATCACCGTTCCGGCCAAAGAAGTACGGCTGCCAAGGGCAATCGGTGGTGATGCACGGAACTTCATTAAGTTCCGCCTGATCCGATACCGGATTGGTGGTGTCCGGCGTTGAAGCAGCAACGATGATATCGACTTCATCCCCGAGGATCAGCTCAGAGGCGACTTCCGCTGCCCGGTTCGGGTTCGATTGGCTGTCCTTTGACAGGATCTCCACCTGATAGGTCTTGCCATTGTTTTCAATCCCGCCTGAAAGCGCTGCCTTGATGCCTTCAAGCACGTAATCATCGGCTTCGGCGAATCCGGCCAGCGGCCCGGTGCGCGGGCTGATATGGCCAATCTTGATGACCGGATCGGCGGCATAGGCCCGGGTCCTAGTCAGGATGGCCGGTGCGGCCAATGCAGCTGTTGCTCCGCCCAAAAAACCGCGGCGGCTGATATTTAGTTTCTTCCCATTCAGCGTCATCGTCACTCCTCCCGGATGAGCCTGGTGTGGTGCGCAAACCGTTACGTTAAGATCGTTTCAAGCCTCCGCAGGTGAGCTGCAACACTTTGGCGGAGCTCCTCCGCCTCCTCCGGTGTCCAGCTCATGAAGCCTTCGCCGCTTTTCATGCCAAGCTTGCCGGCATCGACCAGCTCGCGCAGATAAGGGGAAGGTGCCGGCCGGCTGTCCAAGTCGGCCAAAACGTTTTCATGAATGTCGAGGGTCAGATCGGTGCCTACCAGATCCGCATTGGCGAGTGGCCCTAGAACCGATAGCCGGCGGCCAAAGCTGGCATTGACCACCTGATCAACCGCCTCCGCCGTACACACGCCGCTTTCTACGAGATAAATGGCCTCGCGCCACATGGCGTGCTGCAGACGATTACCGATAAAACCGGCAACGTCCTTTTCGACACGGACGGGGGTTTTGCCGACCGCGTCCAACAAGTTGACCGTCTCCTCAACAGTCGTCTCCGAGGTCCACTCCGTCCGGATCACCTCCAC
Proteins encoded:
- a CDS encoding ABC transporter substrate-binding protein; this encodes MTLNGKKLNISRRGFLGGATAALAAPAILTRTRAYAADPVIKIGHISPRTGPLAGFAEADDYVLEGIKAALSGGIENNGKTYQVEILSKDSQSNPNRAAEVASELILGDEVDIIVAASTPDTTNPVSDQAELNEVPCITTDCPWQPYFFGRNGDPAVGFDYTYHFFWGLEDVINAFLDLWGQSGAAKTVGGLFPNDADGNAWGDEIHGFPPALAGQGFQLVDPGRYQPLTDDFTSQISAFKEAGCEIVTGNMIPPDFGTFWSQAAQQGFHPKVVTIGKALLFPSVIESLGDRGDGLTSEIWWSPDHPFSSSLTGVSAKDLANGYTAASNRPWTQPIGFKHALFEVTSDVIRRSADLEDPAAILDAIRKTKLSTVVGPVDWSSGPVRNVTKTPLVAGQWQKGADGFDLVITANRSAPFIPTTGELKLLS
- a CDS encoding 3-hydroxyacyl-CoA dehydrogenase family protein, with amino-acid sequence MMAAALNISVLGAGLMGHGIALTFARAGHKVKVYDPFAESLETLQSRVAASLDAMGVGNGELKATLERIQAEGEVSACVAEADFVFEAAPEKPELKKALFKDVEQHAPLSAILCSNTSVIPITTIMSDLTDKSRAVGTHWWNPPHMIPLVEVIRTEWTSETTVEETVNLLDAVGKTPVRVEKDVAGFIGNRLQHAMWREAIYLVESGVCTAEAVDQVVNASFGRRLSVLGPLANADLVGTDLTLDIHENVLADLDSRPAPSPYLRELVDAGKLGMKSGEGFMSWTPEEAEELRQSVAAHLRRLETILT
- a CDS encoding ABC transporter ATP-binding protein, with amino-acid sequence MLMPEALLSTMGLEAHYGDFQALFGISIDVYPGEVIAVIGANGAGKTTLMRSITGLLQNKPDMVQWRGEAIGALRADQVAHRGLAMVPEGRQLFQSLSVEENLIIGGQMGRKGPWSLEKVFELFPILKERRNVPSTALSGGQQQMVAIGRALMSNPEILLFDEISLGLAPIVIKSIYDALPAIIGEGMSAIIVEQDIAKALSVSSRVYCIQEGRISLEGAPETLTREQVSAAYFGV
- a CDS encoding GGDEF domain-containing protein, with the translated sequence MPFVCNQVVAEINRHALSCDPKIFHVLHLYLTAPTSQVAKEVERLKASEEGLTDKTLHFVYENLLQTKVSPEKQFESMQRSRGHLDAIRSSAESSVEIFAKSEHTKKQEKLVRALTENLTEILDRTNALEQELAASQNEVFTDSLTGISNRRYLEAEFSARSARHHGPYYLALLDIDHFKRINDSQGHIVGDQVLKLVATAIQHLIKGDDILCRYGGEEFAILFKSADKGACLSVVDTVLVSVGKQKLINRRQGNTIGSVTLSAGLALVDPEDDFEAALDRVDRLMYKAKQKGRNQLVVQS
- a CDS encoding branched-chain amino acid ABC transporter permease, with product MDWINAIVQGILLGGLYALFAAGLSLIFGVMRLVNIAHGDFIVLAAFLGLSITSVLGVSPLMALFLVVPLMGAIGYVLQRGVLNQTLGDDILPPLLVTFGLSVIIQNGLLEVYSADPQKMSAGAIETASIAVPGGINIGVLPLLMFIVAVAVIAGLQWVFYRSALGRAFRAVSDKQDIAQLMGLNKAHVFGLAMALALAVVGIAGVFLGIRTSFDPSIGPGRLIFGFEAVIIGGLGNLWGTLIGGIILGVSQNIGAQINPGWQLLAGHIAFLFVLAVRPRGLFPRID
- a CDS encoding helix-turn-helix transcriptional regulator, which codes for MINAKQCRASRAWLSWSQDELAKRSLVSKRAIAGFELEKTVPHDRTLRDLQRAFEDAGIIFLMDGKRGIGLQEVQEGVVQDVKPLPGT
- a CDS encoding 3-keto-5-aminohexanoate cleavage protein yields the protein MARNKQKTIITCAVTGAIHTPTMSDALPYTYDDIAAQAIEAAEAGASILHLHARNNETGAPSVDPADFAPFLPRIKQATDAVINISTGGSLTLSIQDRIRPAATFSAEMCSMNMGSMNFSFHPLAKRYDSWKFDWEKDYVANSDGNIFRNTFKDIQEAAETLAPHDIKFEHECYDVGHLYNLKFCMDIGLFKAPIFIQFVMGILGGIGADIDNLLFMKKTADKLFGDDYRWSILAAGNAQIPMATTASQMGGNVRVGLEDSLFISRGQLAESNAQQVSKIRRIVEELGNEVATPDEAREILDLKGGDRTAF
- a CDS encoding ABC transporter ATP-binding protein, whose protein sequence is MSAVLELNGVSKAYGAITVADDLTYKLGHGEALGVIGPNGAGKTSMFNLITGTVRADSGQVVLDGQDVTRHSAAKRCRAGVARSFQIPQPFSGMTVFENTLVSATHGTQNSLAEANRHCLEVLELTGLIGKANDLSGKLTLLGRKRLELARALCARPKVLLLDEIAGGLTEKECHDLVETINTIRKTGLSIIWIEHIVHALLSVVDRLIVIDFGKKIAEGDPKETMASQAVQEIYMGVDADA
- a CDS encoding branched-chain amino acid ABC transporter permease → MSDATYSISRSSSASRAGAVIGVLVLVGLIAAPWWAGRADLRLFSEIFLYLSLACLWNLLAGYAGLVSVGQQAFVGFGGYMLFALAMFTGMSPLAAIPLAGVLGALIAVPVALLIFRLRGAYFAIGTWVIAEVFRLSFAQVSALGGGSGTSLPIAVVKSMASSRSMREATTYWLALGMAVLVLTAIYLLLRSRKGLALTAIRDSEVASQSFGIDIWRNKFFVYVGAAGLTAMTGALIFLQKLRISPDAAFSVNDWTAFVIFIVVIGGIGTLEGPIIGVIVFFLLRELLADLGTTYLLILGLVAIVVMLKAPKGIWGIIKDRTGLELFPLSRRVVKTEND